From the Quercus lobata isolate SW786 chromosome 6, ValleyOak3.0 Primary Assembly, whole genome shotgun sequence genome, one window contains:
- the LOC115993799 gene encoding 1-aminocyclopropane-1-carboxylate oxidase homolog 6-like: MAATDQIAATPTYDLAKEFKEFEESKMGVKGLAESGITSIPNMFIHPPEVLSTLKKPTSHTKKAIPLIDLSNLNVPTKRQQLVEQIREATSSWGFFQVINHGVPLSVLNEIIDAIKAFHDQPHEVKAKLYNRDNDKQGVMYQSNYDLYRAKVATWHDSLTIWTAPEEKRGKEEDIPEICKKEMAAWESHSSKVAEILLELLSEGLGAEAERFKKLGFFDARLLVGHCYPYCPQPDLTVGLKPHTDSGFTVLLQNQVGGLQVKHCDEWVDVEPIPGALTINIGDIIQIISNDNYVSVEHRVLAKASKEPRISAVAFFNMNTNAGFEPLPEILSSDKPAIYRKSTMTEFLESFYSKGLDSKYFLKKVKIVN, translated from the exons ATGGCAGCTACTGATCAGATTGCCGCTACTCCCACCTATGACCTTGCGAAAGAGTTcaaggaatttgaagaatccAAGATGGGTGTCAAGGGCCTCGCTGAATCTGGCattacctcaatacccaataTGTTCATTCACCCACCTGAGGTTCTCTCCACTCTCAAAAAACCCACCTCTCACACCAAAAAAGCCATACCTTTAATCGACCTTTCCAACTTGAACGTCCCCACCAAACGACAACAACTTGTGGAGCAAATCAGAGAAGCCACTTCCTCATGGGGCTTCTTCCAAGTCATCAACCATGGGGTACCTTTGTCAGTCCTAAACGAAATCATTGACGCAATCAAAGCCTTCCATGACCAACCCCACGAGGTCAAGGCCAAACTCTATAACCGTGACAACGATAAGCAAGGGGTTATGTACCAAAGCAACTATGACTTGTACCGAGCCAAAGTTGCAACCTGGCATGACTCGCTCACGATTTGGACGGCCCCAGAGGAAAAGCGTGGAAAGGAGGAGGATATTCCAGAGATTTGTAAGAAAGAGATGGCTGCGTGGGAATCGCATTCATCAAAGGTGGCTGAGATTTTGTTGGAGTTACTGTCAGAAGGGTTGGGTGCGGAGGCTGAGAGGTTTAAGAAGTTGGGGTTTTTTGATGCTAGGCTGCTTGTTGGACACTGCTATCCGTATTGTCCACAGCCAGATCTAACGGTGGGGCTAAAACCTCACACAGATTCAGGATTCACAGTGTTGTTGCAGAACCAAGTGGGAGGGTTGCAAGTGAAGCATTGTGATGAGTGGGTGGATGTAGAGCCTATCCCTGGAGCATTGACCATCAACATTGGCGACATCATTCAG ATAATTTCAAATGACAATTACGTAAGTGTGGAACATCGTGTTTTGGCTAAGGCATCTAAGGAGCCACGTATCTCAGCTGTGGCATTTTTCAACATGAACACTAATGCGGGTTTTGAACCATTACCAGAAATATTGTCATCCGATAAACCAGCTATTTACCGCAAATCCACGATGACAGAATTCCTTGAAAGTTTTTATAGTAAGGGATTGGATAGCAAGTACTTCCTTAAAAAAGTCAAGATTGTGAATTGA